One Chitinophaga sp. H8 DNA window includes the following coding sequences:
- the ffh gene encoding signal recognition particle protein, with protein MFESLSERLESAFKQLKGEGRISDINVASTVKEIRRALVDADVNYKIAKEFTDRVKDKALGEKVITAISPGQLMVKIVKDELAELMGGTEAELDIKTNPTVILIAGLQGSGKTTFSGKLANFLKTKKGKKPLLVAADIYRPAAIDQLKVLGEQIGVEVYNEPENKNAVQIAENAIREAKQKGNNIIIIDTAGRLAVDEVMMTEVANIKNAVNPNEILFVVDSMTGQDAVNTAKTFNERLDFTGVVLTKLDGDTRGGAALTIKYTVAKPIKFVSMGEKLDTLDVFYPERMAQRILGMGDITTLVERAQEQFNEEQAKKLEKKIRQNQFDFDDFKEQLQQIKKMGNLKDLMGMIPGVGKAIKDIDISDDAFKGIEAMINSMTPQERGNPDIIDGGRRKRIAKGCGKEIQDVNQFMKQFEQMRQMMKMMNKFGAGGKGLKGMGAMR; from the coding sequence ATGTTTGAATCATTATCAGAGCGGCTGGAGTCGGCGTTTAAACAACTCAAAGGCGAGGGCCGGATATCGGATATTAACGTAGCCAGTACCGTGAAGGAAATCCGCCGGGCATTGGTGGATGCGGACGTGAACTATAAAATAGCCAAGGAGTTTACAGACCGGGTGAAGGATAAAGCTTTGGGAGAAAAGGTAATTACCGCGATCTCTCCGGGGCAGCTGATGGTGAAAATTGTGAAAGATGAGCTGGCCGAACTGATGGGCGGTACAGAAGCAGAGCTGGATATTAAAACAAATCCTACTGTTATCCTCATAGCTGGTTTGCAGGGGTCGGGTAAAACCACCTTTTCGGGCAAACTGGCCAATTTCCTGAAAACGAAGAAAGGCAAGAAACCTTTGCTGGTGGCAGCGGATATTTACCGTCCTGCGGCAATAGACCAGTTAAAAGTACTGGGAGAGCAGATTGGAGTGGAGGTGTATAATGAGCCTGAGAATAAGAATGCCGTACAGATTGCAGAGAATGCTATCCGGGAGGCGAAACAAAAGGGAAATAACATTATCATCATAGATACCGCCGGCCGTTTGGCAGTGGATGAGGTGATGATGACCGAGGTGGCAAACATTAAAAATGCCGTTAATCCTAACGAAATCCTGTTTGTGGTAGATTCCATGACAGGGCAGGATGCCGTGAATACCGCCAAAACATTTAATGAAAGGCTGGACTTTACCGGGGTGGTACTGACAAAACTGGATGGTGATACCCGTGGTGGAGCTGCACTGACGATCAAGTATACGGTAGCAAAGCCCATCAAGTTTGTGAGCATGGGCGAAAAGCTGGATACCCTGGATGTGTTTTATCCGGAAAGGATGGCACAGCGTATCCTGGGGATGGGAGATATCACCACCCTGGTAGAACGTGCGCAGGAGCAGTTTAATGAGGAGCAGGCCAAGAAGCTGGAAAAGAAAATCCGGCAGAACCAGTTTGATTTTGATGACTTTAAAGAACAACTCCAGCAGATCAAGAAAATGGGTAACCTGAAAGATCTGATGGGCATGATACCCGGTGTGGGCAAAGCGATCAAGGATATTGACATCAGTGATGATGCCTTTAAGGGGATAGAAGCCATGATTAATTCCATGACGCCGCAGGAACGGGGAAATCCGGACATTATTGATGGTGGCCGTCGCAAGCGTATCGCTAAGGGTTGTGGTAAGGAAATCCAGGATGTGAATCAGTTCATGAAGCAGTTTGAACAAATGCGCCAGATGATGAAAATGATGAACAAATTTGGTGCAGGCGGGAAAGGATTGAAAGGAATGGGAGCTATGAGATAA
- a CDS encoding sigma-70 family RNA polymerase sigma factor, whose translation MSMRQLKITKSITNRESQSLEKYLQEIGKVDLITPEEEVNLAIRIKQGDQRALEKLTKANLRFVVSVAKQYQNQGLSLSDLINEGNLGLIKAAQRFDETRGFKFISYAVWWIRQSILQALAEQSRIVRLPLNKVGLSNKISKAYSQLEQEFEREPSPDELATILEINTEEVEATLGVAARHVSMDAPFIDGEDNSLLDVLANPNAVNADDELDHHDSLRTEIERSLSTLTDRQKDVIILYFGIAVEHPMSLEDIGEKFGLTRERVRQIKDKAITKLRTTSRSKLLRNYLGS comes from the coding sequence ATGTCAATGCGCCAACTCAAAATCACTAAATCAATTACTAACAGGGAATCACAGTCCCTGGAAAAGTATTTACAGGAAATTGGGAAAGTGGATTTAATTACGCCGGAAGAGGAGGTAAACCTCGCTATCCGTATTAAACAGGGTGATCAGCGTGCGCTTGAAAAGCTCACCAAAGCCAATCTTCGCTTTGTGGTGTCCGTTGCGAAACAGTACCAGAACCAGGGATTGTCACTGAGTGACCTGATTAACGAAGGGAACCTGGGGTTAATTAAAGCAGCTCAACGTTTTGATGAAACGCGTGGTTTCAAATTTATCTCTTATGCAGTGTGGTGGATACGCCAGTCTATTTTACAGGCTTTGGCAGAACAATCCCGTATTGTACGCCTGCCACTGAATAAAGTAGGTCTGAGTAATAAGATCAGCAAAGCTTATTCCCAGCTTGAGCAGGAGTTTGAAAGAGAACCTTCTCCGGATGAATTAGCCACCATCCTGGAAATCAACACAGAAGAAGTGGAAGCTACCTTAGGGGTGGCCGCACGGCACGTATCGATGGATGCACCCTTTATCGATGGAGAAGATAATTCCCTGCTGGACGTATTGGCCAATCCCAATGCCGTGAATGCAGACGACGAATTGGATCATCATGATTCCCTGCGTACTGAAATAGAACGTTCCCTGTCTACCTTAACGGATCGTCAGAAAGACGTAATTATCCTGTATTTCGGTATTGCAGTAGAGCATCCGATGTCGCTGGAAGATATTGGGGAAAAATTTGGCCTTACCCGTGAAAGGGTACGTCAGATAAAAGACAAAGCAATTACCAAGCTGCGTACTACTTCCAGAAGTAAATTGTTAAGAAACTACTTAGGTAGCTGA
- a CDS encoding START-like domain-containing protein, with product MSKKVQYELEFPVRCSPGILYEFLSTPAGLQEWFADKVDYRDNVFSFSWNGNAEEAEVLEQEEDEFIRLHWLHSPKGEFFEFRIQISEVTSETILIVKDFAEKKEIADQSQLWHYQVKDLFHRIGN from the coding sequence ATGTCTAAGAAAGTGCAATATGAGTTAGAATTCCCGGTAAGATGCTCACCAGGTATACTGTATGAGTTTTTATCAACCCCGGCCGGGTTACAGGAATGGTTTGCCGATAAAGTGGATTATAGAGACAACGTCTTTTCTTTTTCCTGGAATGGCAATGCCGAAGAAGCTGAAGTGCTGGAACAGGAAGAGGATGAGTTTATACGCTTACATTGGTTACACTCACCCAAAGGAGAATTTTTTGAATTCCGTATCCAGATCTCAGAAGTTACCAGCGAAACAATTCTGATCGTTAAAGACTTTGCCGAAAAGAAAGAAATTGCCGACCAGAGCCAGTTATGGCACTACCAGGTAAAAGACCTTTTTCACCGCATCGGTAATTAA
- a CDS encoding LptF/LptG family permease: MKKLDKLIIKTFLGPFIATFFVTLFVLVMQFLWKYIEDLVGKGLDTGTIVQLLTYTSASLVPLALPLAVLLSSIMTFGNLGESFELVALKSSGISLLRFIRPLLFVCTIIAILAFLFANYVIPLANLQSKSLLYDITNAKPAFNIKPGVFYSDIPNYTIKVAQKEKDNQTIHQVMIFDKSSGSGGDKLILAEKGTMVLSKDKRFLYFVLNDGWRYEERNNRGYNAPGDMIRMGFKQYKKAFDMSTLAFSRLDMGLFASNQQMQNIRQLDKSIDSIQKEISAYSRTVNAYVTTRYPFYKWKDTGWAATVPPLKATTFEEVIPEKSRRYILERAEQTIRETQSTLEPTAKEFQDKFNLMLLHKVEWQRKFTLAVACIVMFLIGAPLGSIIRKGGLGTPLVFAVVFFVIFNIFFMVGEKMARSDVMTTWSGMWLSNIVLLPIAAFLIYKAMNDSQLFNKEFYFRILQLIKKFYQQLKKQKEKLPTT, encoded by the coding sequence GTGAAAAAACTGGACAAACTCATTATAAAAACTTTTCTGGGTCCGTTTATCGCTACCTTTTTTGTGACTTTGTTTGTACTTGTCATGCAATTTTTGTGGAAGTACATCGAAGACCTGGTAGGGAAAGGCCTGGATACCGGCACGATCGTACAGCTGCTTACTTACACCAGTGCCAGCCTGGTACCACTCGCCCTGCCGCTGGCGGTGCTCCTGTCCTCTATCATGACCTTCGGCAATCTGGGGGAGAGTTTTGAGCTCGTTGCCCTGAAATCATCCGGCATATCCCTCTTGCGCTTTATACGCCCCCTCCTGTTCGTATGTACAATCATTGCGATACTGGCATTTCTCTTTGCCAATTATGTCATCCCATTAGCCAATCTGCAGTCCAAATCACTGCTGTATGATATTACCAACGCCAAACCGGCATTTAACATTAAACCAGGCGTTTTTTACAGCGATATTCCCAATTATACCATCAAAGTTGCCCAGAAGGAAAAGGATAACCAGACCATCCACCAGGTAATGATCTTTGACAAGTCGTCCGGCAGCGGCGGCGATAAACTGATCCTGGCAGAAAAGGGCACCATGGTCCTGTCTAAGGATAAACGCTTTTTATATTTTGTGCTGAACGACGGCTGGCGCTATGAAGAACGAAACAACAGGGGCTACAATGCACCGGGAGATATGATCCGGATGGGTTTTAAGCAGTATAAAAAGGCCTTTGATATGAGCACCCTGGCTTTCAGCCGCCTGGATATGGGATTGTTTGCATCCAACCAGCAAATGCAGAATATCCGCCAGCTGGATAAGTCCATTGATTCCATACAAAAAGAAATCAGCGCCTATAGCCGTACAGTGAACGCCTATGTTACCACCCGCTACCCTTTTTATAAATGGAAAGACACCGGATGGGCAGCCACTGTACCTCCATTAAAAGCTACTACTTTTGAAGAAGTAATACCTGAGAAATCAAGGCGTTATATTCTGGAAAGAGCAGAGCAAACTATCCGCGAAACCCAAAGTACACTGGAACCTACCGCCAAAGAATTTCAGGATAAATTTAACCTGATGCTCCTGCACAAAGTGGAATGGCAGCGCAAGTTTACCCTGGCCGTAGCCTGTATCGTGATGTTCCTGATAGGGGCGCCGCTGGGCTCTATCATACGTAAGGGAGGATTAGGCACACCGCTTGTATTTGCCGTAGTCTTCTTTGTGATCTTCAATATCTTCTTCATGGTGGGTGAAAAAATGGCCCGCAGTGATGTCATGACTACCTGGAGTGGCATGTGGCTATCCAATATTGTGCTCCTTCCTATTGCGGCCTTCCTTATTTATAAGGCCATGAATGATTCACAGTTATTCAATAAAGAATTTTATTTTCGCATATTACAGCTTATTAAAAAGTTTTATCAGCAACTGAAAAAACAAAAAGAGAAGCTACCTACAACTTAA
- a CDS encoding phosphatase PAP2 family protein, with translation MLSLLRKNAYFFLPFLLWVIAGGILFSKFTKEELFLSVNQAHAPWADVLVTGITYLGDGISFAILLVVLLIMKKFRLFFMGLATFLLVTVVVQVAKHALNAPRPISYFEDTSIIHTVKWVTVHGSNSFPSGHTAGAFGMFCFLAIIVANKRLGLLFMALALGAAHSRLYLAQHFYADVYVGSIIGTLSAVLVCYLFQLREKTTASKVCPQPAAGNVIEAT, from the coding sequence ATGTTATCACTGTTAAGAAAGAATGCTTACTTCTTTCTTCCCTTTCTGCTTTGGGTAATTGCGGGAGGCATACTGTTCTCGAAGTTCACAAAGGAGGAACTGTTCCTATCCGTTAACCAGGCACACGCGCCCTGGGCCGACGTATTGGTAACCGGTATCACTTACCTGGGAGATGGTATTTCTTTTGCCATCCTGCTGGTGGTATTGCTGATTATGAAAAAATTCCGGCTGTTTTTTATGGGATTGGCCACCTTTTTGCTGGTCACCGTAGTGGTACAGGTGGCGAAGCATGCTTTAAATGCCCCCAGACCTATCAGCTACTTTGAGGATACCAGTATCATTCATACGGTGAAATGGGTAACCGTACATGGCAGTAACAGCTTTCCTTCAGGGCATACCGCAGGGGCTTTCGGCATGTTCTGTTTCCTGGCTATCATTGTAGCCAACAAACGGCTGGGATTATTATTTATGGCGCTGGCACTGGGTGCTGCCCACTCCCGTTTGTACCTGGCACAGCATTTTTATGCAGATGTTTATGTAGGCAGTATTATAGGCACCCTTTCTGCGGTACTGGTATGCTACCTGTTTCAGCTTCGGGAAAAAACAACCGCATCAAAGGTTTGCCCGCAACCAGCAGCGGGCAATGTGATAGAAGCCACCTGA
- a CDS encoding ArnT family glycosyltransferase, translated as MKYLLIAIVAAFLFVPFLGAVHLFDWDEINFAEAAREMIVSGNYTQVQIDFQPFWEKPPLFIWMQVISMHLFGVNEFAARFPNAIIGIATLLVLFGIGKKLIDDRFGFWWALIYAGSWLPHFYFKSGIIDPTFNFFIFLAVYYAYRISYNDKPSRMAILSGIFLGLAVLTKGPAAIIIAVLTLMVYWIYKKGKTNISFLHILWITLFASLTTLLWFGYEILTHGWEFVNQFVIYQVRLFTTPDAGHGGPFFYHWIVLLVGCFPASIFLFTYLQGRKKSIYLTQSLELKDFRIWMWVLFWVVLLLFSIVKTKIVHYSSLCYFPLSYLAATQVYRILEGKLRLRGWNISLMLFIGIVLGIAIALLPLVGVYKAQLIPMIGDQFAKANLQADVNWSVWETGFGIAYVLLVIISGVLLFRHKVQAGMLCLFTSTIIAIQITVVHFVPKVEKYSQAAAIEYFESFIGKDVYVKALGYHSYAHLFYTRKQPSTNPNYRNEDWLLNGPVDKPAYFICRITDSESYRNHPNLELIGEKNGFVFFKRK; from the coding sequence ATGAAATACCTATTGATAGCCATAGTGGCGGCATTTTTATTTGTCCCCTTCCTGGGAGCAGTTCATTTGTTTGACTGGGATGAGATCAATTTTGCAGAAGCTGCAAGAGAAATGATTGTAAGTGGTAACTATACCCAGGTACAAATAGACTTTCAGCCCTTCTGGGAAAAACCACCACTGTTTATCTGGATGCAGGTAATCAGTATGCACCTGTTTGGCGTAAATGAATTTGCGGCACGTTTTCCCAATGCCATCATCGGTATTGCTACCCTGCTGGTCCTGTTTGGTATCGGTAAAAAACTGATAGATGATAGATTCGGCTTCTGGTGGGCACTGATTTATGCAGGCTCCTGGCTACCCCATTTTTATTTTAAGTCGGGCATCATAGATCCTACTTTCAACTTCTTTATTTTCCTGGCGGTATACTATGCTTACCGCATTTCATATAATGACAAGCCATCCCGTATGGCTATACTAAGCGGTATCTTCCTCGGCCTGGCCGTACTAACTAAAGGGCCGGCAGCTATCATTATTGCCGTGCTTACATTAATGGTATACTGGATCTACAAAAAGGGGAAAACAAACATCAGCTTCCTGCATATACTATGGATAACATTATTTGCCAGCCTTACCACCCTCCTTTGGTTTGGATATGAGATCCTGACACATGGATGGGAATTCGTCAACCAATTTGTTATTTACCAGGTAAGGTTGTTTACCACACCGGATGCCGGGCATGGCGGTCCCTTCTTCTACCACTGGATCGTACTGCTGGTAGGATGTTTTCCCGCCAGCATCTTCCTGTTTACCTATTTACAGGGCCGTAAAAAATCAATCTATTTAACACAATCTCTTGAGCTGAAAGATTTCCGTATATGGATGTGGGTACTGTTCTGGGTAGTGTTACTGCTGTTCTCTATTGTGAAAACCAAAATAGTACACTATTCCTCCCTTTGTTATTTCCCGCTCAGCTACCTCGCTGCTACCCAGGTATACCGTATACTGGAAGGCAAGCTCAGGTTGCGTGGCTGGAATATCTCGCTCATGCTGTTCATAGGTATTGTTTTGGGTATTGCTATCGCACTCCTGCCACTGGTAGGGGTGTATAAGGCACAACTGATCCCGATGATTGGCGATCAGTTTGCTAAAGCTAATCTCCAGGCTGATGTAAACTGGTCCGTATGGGAAACCGGCTTCGGGATAGCCTATGTACTGCTGGTAATCATCAGCGGGGTATTGCTGTTCCGTCATAAAGTACAGGCAGGGATGCTCTGCCTTTTTACCAGTACAATTATCGCCATTCAAATAACAGTAGTACATTTTGTACCCAAAGTGGAAAAATATTCCCAGGCGGCCGCGATTGAATATTTTGAGTCTTTTATAGGCAAGGATGTGTATGTAAAGGCTTTGGGCTACCATAGCTATGCACACTTATTTTACACCAGAAAACAGCCGTCCACCAACCCTAACTATCGCAATGAAGACTGGTTGCTGAATGGTCCGGTAGACAAACCGGCTTATTTTATTTGCCGTATCACAGACAGCGAATCTTACCGGAATCACCCTAACCTGGAATTAATCGGGGAAAAGAACGGGTTTGTGTTTTTTAAGCGAAAGTAA
- a CDS encoding superoxide dismutase, with amino-acid sequence MDKREFIKLASLAGVAALANPGAILASPAKGASKTAFPAGPKAPFELPALPFAADALEPNIDKMTMEIHHDKHHGAYVKNLNEALKSSPLASFTLEEILAKVTEKDKAIRNNGGGHYNHSLFWTLLSPQKTTPSDKITGAVNKAFGSWDTFQQKFNDAAKGVFGSGWAWLIVTPDKKLAVISTPNQDNPLMHKIVKERGTPILALDVWEHAYYLKYQNKRPDYIAAFWNVVNWNEVEKRYVAAIS; translated from the coding sequence ATGGATAAAAGAGAATTTATTAAGCTGGCCAGTTTAGCAGGCGTAGCGGCGCTGGCTAATCCTGGTGCAATATTGGCCTCACCTGCTAAAGGCGCTTCGAAAACTGCTTTTCCTGCTGGTCCAAAAGCTCCTTTTGAATTACCGGCATTACCTTTTGCGGCAGATGCGCTGGAGCCCAATATTGATAAGATGACTATGGAGATTCACCATGATAAACATCATGGCGCCTATGTTAAAAACCTGAACGAAGCATTAAAAAGCTCTCCGTTGGCAAGCTTTACGCTGGAGGAAATACTGGCTAAAGTCACGGAAAAAGATAAAGCTATCCGGAATAATGGCGGTGGACATTATAACCACTCCCTTTTCTGGACCCTTTTATCGCCTCAAAAAACTACCCCTTCTGATAAAATTACCGGTGCTGTCAACAAGGCTTTTGGTTCCTGGGATACCTTCCAGCAAAAGTTCAATGATGCTGCCAAAGGTGTATTCGGTTCAGGTTGGGCCTGGCTGATTGTTACGCCAGATAAGAAATTAGCCGTTATCTCTACACCCAATCAGGACAACCCACTGATGCATAAAATAGTGAAAGAGCGGGGTACCCCGATATTAGCGCTGGATGTATGGGAACATGCTTATTACCTGAAATATCAGAATAAGCGCCCGGACTATATCGCAGCTTTCTGGAATGTGGTTAACTGGAATGAGGTAGAGAAAAGATACGTGGCGGCGATAAGTTAA
- a CDS encoding Rv1355c family protein, producing the protein MMNLKQYLSKVPDHQAVYTPILYRLNQEQDHQAFLELLSQNAHLQVTDEILSQLKELIKISNPTRKLSPEETAGAVQQHLGNQPIETYGVWVYYPWSGRVVHIVDEAEFIALRTSRNMHKITLEEQKLLKSKKIGIIGLSVGQSVALTLAMERVCGELRLADFDKVELTNMNRIRTGLHNIQVHKVVVVAREIAELDPFLRVKCYLDGATEENLDDFFTNGGNLDMLVEECDGVDIKILSRVKAKALKIPVVMDTNDRGMVDVERFDLEPDRPLLHGLIPEIDIKSLRHLTDAEKIPIFRPMLDMDKMSDRLKFSLGEIGKTITTWPQLASSVVLGGAVVTDTCRRILLNQFSNSGRYYVDFEQLIV; encoded by the coding sequence ATGATGAATTTGAAGCAATACCTGAGTAAGGTGCCGGACCATCAAGCAGTATACACACCAATATTATACCGCTTAAACCAGGAACAGGATCACCAGGCTTTTTTAGAGTTATTAAGTCAAAACGCACATTTACAGGTCACGGACGAGATATTGTCCCAGCTAAAAGAACTCATCAAAATAAGTAATCCCACCAGAAAACTTTCACCGGAAGAAACCGCAGGCGCGGTACAGCAACACCTTGGTAATCAACCAATAGAAACATACGGGGTATGGGTATATTATCCATGGTCCGGCAGAGTGGTACACATTGTTGATGAAGCAGAATTCATCGCTTTACGGACCAGCCGTAATATGCATAAAATCACCCTGGAAGAACAAAAACTGCTGAAAAGCAAAAAAATAGGCATTATCGGCCTCTCCGTAGGACAGTCTGTGGCACTTACCCTGGCTATGGAACGGGTTTGCGGAGAACTCCGGCTAGCCGATTTTGATAAGGTGGAACTCACCAATATGAACCGTATCCGGACCGGACTGCATAATATCCAGGTACATAAAGTAGTGGTGGTGGCTAGGGAAATAGCAGAACTGGACCCCTTTTTGCGGGTAAAATGCTATCTCGATGGCGCTACCGAAGAAAATCTTGATGATTTTTTCACCAATGGTGGCAATCTCGATATGCTGGTAGAAGAATGTGATGGGGTAGATATCAAAATATTAAGCCGCGTTAAAGCGAAAGCACTGAAAATACCGGTAGTAATGGACACCAACGACCGTGGCATGGTAGATGTAGAACGTTTTGACCTCGAGCCGGATCGCCCTTTACTGCATGGATTAATACCGGAGATTGATATAAAGAGTCTCCGCCATTTAACAGATGCAGAGAAAATACCCATTTTCCGGCCTATGCTGGACATGGATAAGATGTCTGACAGACTAAAATTTTCATTAGGTGAAATTGGCAAAACCATTACCACCTGGCCGCAACTGGCATCTTCTGTGGTTTTGGGAGGAGCAGTAGTAACTGATACCTGCCGGAGGATCCTGCTGAATCAGTTCAGCAACTCAGGCAGGTACTATGTAGATTTTGAGCAACTGATTGTTTAA
- a CDS encoding sensor histidine kinase encodes MPIRILILSLFTILFSFRLIAADPVVYTNQSRLIQIGKHLELYTDKSNKLSFEEAKLQTFTSANQEVPNLQITPYTHWVKFTLENRSTLTKLLLEVESPIIDDITLYEPLPNGEMKATRLGEFTSFHNRPFNHQNYTFSLNIPTDSSRTYYIKVKAGEQLQLPVFIGPAELVFEKNDERELIFGIYIGVILAMTFYNLFIYISVRDNSYLIYVCYNICVGLTQATLQGYTFRFLYPEIPWLAMHATVLVPILNGLTALMFVQQFLLTKENFPLGHKLLNYVIYFYLGCFIPTFLDYYTIAQLWVQVGAFTGSVLIFIVAYRINLAGFAPARFFLAAWSIFLVSVCVFVLRNFNVLPYNNYTYYALQFGSALEALLLSFALAHKINVLKAEKETSQALALSASLENERLVKEQNIILETKVQERTEALQSSNQELHVALTNLKEAQTQLVEKEKMASLGQLTAGIAHEINNPINFVTSNIKPLKLDIADLRSVLDKYEGLEGSPDISKGLKEIAAYKREIDIDYIHEEINSLIKGIEDGATRTAEIVKGLRTFSRLDESDVKSIDIHEGLDSTLVLLRNSTPSNLKIIKNYADLPKIECYAGKINQVFMNIFTNALNAIKSKPEGGDEYISITTNRESENLISIKIKDSGIGMSAAVREKIFDPFFTTKDVGEGTGLGLSIVFSIIEKHHGKIIVNSAPGEGAEFIIYLPLDIANRSTLS; translated from the coding sequence ATGCCTATACGCATTCTTATTTTATCGCTTTTTACCATCCTGTTCAGCTTTCGTTTGATAGCTGCCGATCCGGTGGTGTATACCAACCAATCCCGGTTAATACAAATAGGGAAACACCTGGAGCTGTATACCGATAAAAGCAACAAGCTGTCATTTGAAGAGGCTAAATTGCAAACTTTTACCTCCGCCAATCAGGAGGTGCCCAATTTACAGATTACTCCCTATACCCACTGGGTAAAATTTACACTGGAAAACAGATCTACCCTTACCAAATTATTACTGGAAGTTGAATCGCCGATCATTGATGATATCACCCTGTATGAGCCTTTGCCAAACGGGGAGATGAAAGCTACCCGACTGGGGGAATTTACCAGCTTCCATAACCGGCCGTTCAATCACCAGAACTATACCTTTTCACTCAATATCCCTACAGACTCCTCCCGTACTTACTATATTAAAGTAAAAGCAGGGGAACAGCTGCAACTGCCCGTATTTATCGGCCCTGCAGAGCTTGTATTTGAAAAGAATGACGAACGGGAACTGATCTTTGGTATATACATCGGGGTTATCCTGGCTATGACCTTCTATAACCTCTTCATATATATTTCCGTTAGAGACAACAGCTACCTGATATACGTATGCTATAACATCTGTGTAGGACTAACCCAGGCTACCCTGCAAGGCTATACCTTCAGGTTTCTCTATCCGGAGATTCCCTGGCTGGCCATGCATGCTACCGTATTGGTACCTATCCTGAACGGGCTCACCGCTCTGATGTTTGTGCAGCAGTTCTTATTAACAAAAGAGAACTTCCCCCTGGGGCATAAGCTGCTGAACTATGTGATCTATTTTTATCTGGGTTGTTTTATCCCCACCTTCCTGGATTATTATACTATTGCCCAATTATGGGTACAGGTAGGTGCCTTTACCGGTTCAGTACTCATTTTTATAGTGGCCTATCGGATTAACCTGGCAGGTTTTGCCCCCGCGCGTTTTTTCCTGGCGGCCTGGTCTATTTTCCTCGTCAGTGTATGCGTATTTGTGCTCAGGAACTTTAATGTCCTGCCCTATAATAACTATACCTATTATGCTTTGCAATTTGGCTCTGCACTGGAAGCACTCTTACTTTCCTTTGCCCTGGCCCATAAAATAAATGTGCTGAAAGCCGAAAAAGAAACTTCACAGGCCCTGGCCCTGAGCGCATCCCTGGAGAACGAACGGCTGGTGAAAGAACAAAATATCATATTGGAAACCAAAGTACAGGAAAGAACGGAAGCCTTACAATCCAGCAACCAGGAATTGCATGTTGCACTGACTAACTTGAAAGAAGCCCAGACCCAACTGGTAGAAAAAGAGAAAATGGCTTCCCTCGGTCAGCTCACGGCGGGTATTGCCCACGAAATCAACAATCCTATTAACTTCGTTACTTCCAACATTAAACCACTGAAACTAGATATTGCCGACCTCAGAAGCGTGTTAGACAAATACGAGGGCCTGGAAGGCAGTCCGGATATTTCAAAAGGACTGAAAGAAATTGCAGCTTACAAGCGGGAAATAGATATCGATTATATTCATGAGGAAATCAACTCCCTCATTAAAGGCATCGAAGATGGAGCTACCCGTACGGCTGAAATTGTTAAAGGACTCCGTACCTTCAGCCGCCTGGATGAAAGCGATGTAAAATCCATCGATATTCATGAAGGACTCGATTCTACCCTGGTTTTATTGAGAAACAGTACCCCTTCCAACCTGAAAATCATTAAAAATTATGCAGATCTTCCCAAAATAGAATGCTATGCCGGGAAAATCAACCAGGTGTTCATGAACATCTTTACCAATGCCCTCAATGCCATTAAAAGCAAACCGGAAGGCGGTGATGAGTATATCAGCATCACTACCAACCGGGAAAGTGAGAACCTTATTTCCATCAAAATCAAAGATTCCGGTATAGGTATGAGCGCGGCGGTAAGGGAAAAAATCTTCGATCCTTTCTTTACCACTAAAGATGTAGGAGAAGGGACTGGCCTGGGCCTTTCTATCGTTTTCAGTATCATTGAAAAGCATCATGGCAAAATAATTGTAAATTCCGCTCCTGGCGAGGGTGCAGAATTTATTATATATTTACCTTTAGATATAGCAAACCGTTCAACCTTATCT